The Virgibacillus sp. SK37 region TTGGCTGATATCGGTTTGGCTCAATGTTTTGTACAGGTAATTGAACCACTTCATCCGGATGATAACCTACCTCTTCTGGTTCAGCATCTGCCTTGTTATCTCCCAAACCAAAAATTCTATTAAAAGGCTTTACCACTATTAGACACCACCTTTATATTCTTTAACAAACTATCAATCTATGTATAAAATAGAAATGTTCCACGTGAAACATTTTCTATGAATAGACGTAATCACATGAAATAATAAACTGAAAAACATCCAAAAGATGTAATAAGAAAAAACGCAACAACAAACCTGTTGCGTACTTCATTTTTTCGTCTGTTCCTATTACCATTTTACCACATTTACTAGAATAAAAGTATTAAATCAGTAAATATATTGTTGCCTCTTTCTCCACACCTATCATCTATTCTATTGGTTCTTTGTTTGGTGTGCCGGCTTTTCTAGGGTATTTTTTTGGTGTTTTTTTCGTCTTTTCAACGATTACAATGGATCGTTCGCTATCTTCACTTGGAAGGGTAAAGGTATGTGTTTCACGTAACGTGCCACCTAATAATTCTATGGCAGAAGCTCCAACGGATATTTCCTCTTTCGCCTGAGCACCCTTCATTGCTACAAAACTGCCACCTTTTTTTACTAACGGAAGACATAATTCACTCAAAACAGACATCCGAGCTACTGCTCTTGCTGTAACGATGTCAAATGTTTCTCTAAACTGTGTATGTTTACCGAAGTTTTCAGCGCGATCATGGTAAAATGCTACATTATCTATTTCCAGTTTTGTCGCTAATTCATTTAAAAAACCAATTCGCTTTTTTAAAGAATCAACAATAGTAACTTGTAAATGAGGGAAGCAGATTTTTAATGGCAGAC contains the following coding sequences:
- the rsmG gene encoding 16S rRNA (guanine(527)-N(7))-methyltransferase RsmG; this encodes MNPEQFSLALMDKGIELNDHQKKQFSIYYETLIEWNEKINLTALTAKQDVYLKHFYDSISAAFYVDFNTVENICDVGAGAGFPSLPLKICFPHLQVTIVDSLKKRIGFLNELATKLEIDNVAFYHDRAENFGKHTQFRETFDIVTARAVARMSVLSELCLPLVKKGGSFVAMKGAQAKEEISVGASAIELLGGTLRETHTFTLPSEDSERSIVIVEKTKKTPKKYPRKAGTPNKEPIE